The following coding sequences lie in one Arachis ipaensis cultivar K30076 chromosome B05, Araip1.1, whole genome shotgun sequence genomic window:
- the LOC107644328 gene encoding cytochrome P450 CYP736A12-like, whose amino-acid sequence MLPQVLAIPAVILLVLFTFIILSPFVLNPANGSTKKLPPGPKPLPIIGNLHILGKLPHRTLEALATKYGPIMSLKLGQVPVVVVSSPEVAELVLKTHDLVFANRPKVQVVETLSYGRKGLVFTEYGGYWRNVRKLCTLQLLSASKVEMFGPLRKKELGVLVNTLKKASDSCEVVDLSQMIGEFAENITFNMILGRSKDNRFDLKGLIHEIMFLVGAFNLADYVPILGSFDLQGLKRRTKKASKAIDEALEHIINDHDHPSSAESPQHNKDFIDILLSYMNQPMDPHDHEQRHVVGRTNIKAIVLDLIAGAYDTSSTAIEWTMSELFKNPRTMKKLQNEIEGLVGMNRRVEENDLKKLPYLDMVVKEILRLYPVGPFLVPHESTEDVTINGYFIEKNTRIMVNAWAIGRDPRVWSENSDMFFPERFENNDVDVKGHDFRLIPFGSGRRGCPGMNMGLTTTKITIAQLVHCFSWELPLGMTPENLDMTEKFRLSIPRSKHLLCRPTYRLLSDA is encoded by the exons ATGCTACCACAAGTATTAGCTATCCCTGCAGTAATTCTCCTTGTGTTATTCACATTCATCATTCTATCACCATTTGTGTTGAATCCAGCAAATGGGAGTACCAAAAAACTCCCACCAGGTCCAAAACCTTTACCAATTATTGGTAACCTTCACATCTTAGGAAAACTCCCACATCGCACCCTTGAGGCCCTTGCCACTAAATATGGACCCATAATGTCCCTAAAGTTAGGACAAGTCCCTGTGGTTGTGGTTTCTTCTCCAGAAGTTGCTGAGCTCGTTCTGAAAACTCATGACTTGGTTTTCGCAAACCGCCCTAAGGTTCAG GTAGTAGAAACTCTTTCTTATGGCCGAAAGGGGTTGGTATTTACGGAGTACGGTGGTTATTGGCGCAACGTGAGGAAGTTGTGCACCTTGCAACTTCTAAGTGCATCAAAGGTTGAGATGTTTGGTCCTTTGAGAAAGAAGGAGTTGGGAGTGTTGGTGAATACACTTAAGAAGGCTTCGGATTCATGTGAGGTTGTGGATCTTAGTCAGATGATTGGGGAGTTTGCTGAAAATATCACTTTTAACATGATATTGGGTCGTAGCAAGGATAATCGGTTTGACCTCAAGGGCCTCATTCATGAGATTATGTTCTTGGTTGGTGCCTTCAATCTTGCAGATTATGTGCCTATCTTAGGTTCATTTGATCTTCAG GGACTAAAAAGAAGAACAAAGAAAGCAAGCAAGGCCATTGATGAAGCATTAGAGCACATCATCAATGATCACGATCACCCATCATCAGCTGAATCTCCACAACATAACAAGGATTTTATAGACATATTACTCAGCTACATGAATCAACCAATGGACCCACATGATCATGAACAAAGACATGTAGTTGGGAGAACCAATATAAAGGCTATCGTATTAGACTTAATTGCTGGAGCATACGACACTTCTTCAACCGCAATTGAATGGACTATGTCAGAGCTCTTTAAAAATCCAAGAACAATGAAGAAACTTCAAAATGAGATTGAAGGCCTTGTGGGAATGAATAGACGAGTGGAAGAAAATGACTTAAAAAAATTGCCTTACCTTGACATGGTTGTGAAGGAGATATTACGATTATACCCTGTTGGGCCATTTCTTGTGCCGCACGAGTCTACAGAAGATGTTACCATAAATGGTTATTTTATAGAGAAAAATACACGGATCATGGTGAATGCATGGGCAATAGGGAGAGATCCAAGAGTTTGGTCAGAAAATAGTGACATGTTTTTTCCAGAAAGATTTGAGAACAACGATGTAGATGTTAAGGGGCATGATTTTAGACTCATACCATTTGGGTCAGGTCGTAGAGGGTGTCCTGGGATGAATATGGGTTTAACTACCACTAAGATTACTATAGCACAATTAGTGCATTGTTTTAGTTGGGAACTTCCATTGGGTATGACTCCAGAGAATTTAGATATGACTGAGAAATTTAGACTCTCTATACCAAGAAGTAAGCACTTACTATGTAGGCCAACTTATCGCCTACTTAGTGACGCTTAA
- the LOC107641238 gene encoding uncharacterized protein LOC107641238 has translation MGATPFIERILKEKLPKGFDKPTDMKYDATKEPQEHLTAFKARMNLEGAADAVRGRAFPVTLAESAIKWFNALPNGSITGFHDISRKFMAQFTTRITKAKHPISLLGVTQRQDESTRKYLDRFNDECLTVDGLTDLVASLCLTNELMNEDFRKHLTTRPMWTMHEIQSVAKEYINDEEVSQVVAANKRQHGSTRHGSTAPQHNPPPRENYKEYPKPANVNQPPRIEKFSNYTPLTAPITEIYHQIADRGILLRAR, from the coding sequence ATGGGAGCCACTCCCTTCATTGAAAGAATCCTGAAAGAAAAACTCCCTAAAGGCTTCGACAAACCTACGGATATGAAGTACGACGCTACCAAGGAACCCCAGGAGCACCTAACGGCCTtcaaggccaggatgaacctggaaggggcCGCTGACGCGGTCCGAGGTAGGgccttcccggtaaccctagCCGAGTCAGCGattaaatggttcaacgccctccccaaCGGATCCATAACTGGCTTCCACGATATCTCACGGAAGTTCATGGCCCAATTCACCACCAGAATCACCAAAgctaaacaccccatcagcttatTGGGAGTCACCCAGAGACAAGATGAGTCCACGAGAAAATACCTCGATCGCTTCAACGATGAATGTttaacggtcgacggactcacagACTTAGTCGCAAGCCTTTGCCTAACTAACGAGCTCATGAATGAAGACTTCCGAAAACACCTCACTACCAGACCGAtgtggaccatgcacgagatccagagCGTCGCAAAAGAATACATAAACGATGAGGAAGTAAGCCAAGTCGTAGCCGCCAATAAACGACAGCACGGCAGCACACGACACGGCAGCACGGCACCTCAACATAACCCCCCACCAAGAGAAAACTATAAAGAATATCCCAAACCAGCAAACGTAAACCAACCCCCCAGAATCGAAAAATTCTCTAACTACACACCTCTGACGGCCCCGAtcaccgagatataccaccaaatagccgATCGAGGTATTCTCCTGAGGGCCCGATAA